A window of Cryptomeria japonica chromosome 3, Sugi_1.0, whole genome shotgun sequence contains these coding sequences:
- the LOC131050371 gene encoding L-lactate dehydrogenase B-like, translating into MEKGKRTTSYGDLGIDIAGSFFKSIEGVGPLSPSTRNTKVTVVGVGNVGMAVAQTILTQELTNELVLIDVQAEKLRGEMLDLQHAAAFLPRTKIMADTDYAVSAGSDLCIITAGARQRDGESRLALVERNLHLFKSIVPQVVKYSPNAILLVVSNPVDVLTYITWKLSGFPANRVIGSGTNLDTSRFQFMIADHLDVNAQDVQAYMIGEHGDSSVALWSSISVGGMPVLSFLDKNQIPYEKHHLEAIHHTVVNSAYEVIKLKGYTSWAIGYSAANLAKSLLRNQRRIHPVSVLAKGFHGIEEEVFLSLPAQLGRGGVLGVVNIHLTEEESQSLMKSARAILDVQQRLTI; encoded by the coding sequence ATGGAGAAGGGAAAGAGAACTACGAGCTACGGCGATTTGGGCATAGACATAGCCGGGAGCTTCTTCAAGTCGATAGAGGGAGTTGGACCCCTTTCACCCAGCACACGAAACACAAAGGTCACTGTTGTGGGCGTCGGAAATGTAGGCATGGCGGTCGCCCAAACCATTCTCACACAGGAGCTAACAAACGAGCTAGTGTTAATAGACGTGCAGGCCGAAAAGCTAAGGGGGGAGATGCTGGACCTGCAGCACGCCGCCGCCTTTCTCCCTCGCACAAAGATCATGGCCGACACCGACTATGCCGTCTCAGCTGGGTCGGACCTCTGTATTATCACAGCAGGGGCTCGCCAGCGAGATGGGGAGTCCAGGCTGGCACTGGTCGAGCGCAACCTCCACCTGTTCAAAAGCATTGTTCCCCAGGTCGTCAAATACAGCCCCAATGCCATTCTCCTGGTCGTGTCGAACCCGGTCGATGTTTTGACTTATATTACCTGGAAGCTTTCTGGATTCCCGGCGAATAGAGTGATCGGGAGCGGCACAAATCTGGATACTTCGCGCTTCCAATTCATGATCGCCGACCACCTGGATGTGAACGCGCAGGATGTGCAGGCGTACATGATCGGCGAGCATGGTGATAGCTCTGTGGCGCTCTGGTCCTCCATTAGTGTTGGAGGGATGCCCGTGCTGAGCTTCCTGGATAAGAATCAGATTCCCTATGAGAAGCACCATCTTGAGGCCATTCATCACACTGTTGTTAATAGTGCGTATGAGGTCATTAAACTTAAGGGATATACTTCCTGGGCTATTGGGTACTCCGCGGCTAACTTGGCCAAGAGTTTGTTGCGTAATCAGAGAAGGATCCACCCGGTTTCTGTTCTGGCGAAGGGCTTTCATGGAATTGAAGAAGAGGTTTTTCTTAGCCTACCTGCACAGCTTGGAAGAGGTGGTGTGCTTGGCGTTGTTAATATCcatttgacagaggaggagagccAGAGTCTCATGAAGTCCGCCCGGGCCATTCTCGACGTTCAACAGCGCCTTACTATTTGA